The following proteins are co-located in the Thermoanaerobaculum aquaticum genome:
- a CDS encoding transcriptional coactivator p15/PC4 family protein — protein sequence MPDEQKVMASFPRNPEETMQISVSTFKGRTYVDIRLYFTDADGQLKPTKKGVTVPPELWDQFRAGLQAAEAELVRRNLWHPADEE from the coding sequence GTGCCGGATGAACAAAAGGTCATGGCAAGCTTTCCACGAAACCCCGAGGAAACCATGCAGATCTCGGTGTCCACGTTTAAAGGGCGAACTTACGTGGACATCCGCCTTTACTTCACCGATGCCGATGGGCAACTGAAGCCCACCAAGAAAGGCGTCACCGTGCCACCTGAGCTCTGGGACCAGTTCCGGGCGGGCTTGCAGGCGGCCGAAGCGGAGCTCGTGCGCCGTAACCTCTGGCACCCGGCGGACGAGGAATAA
- a CDS encoding cupin domain-containing protein, translated as MAKEGRVVLPQEVEAKPVARARGASMAVVLGPEIGVPNFITRRFFLAPGGRIPEHRHPDLEHEQVVIRGHMTIALDGEEHVVGPGAAVFIPAGCAHWYENRGQEPVEFLCVVPKTESYTTEWLEEPPPGAYLP; from the coding sequence ATGGCCAAGGAAGGCAGGGTGGTTCTCCCCCAGGAGGTGGAGGCAAAACCGGTAGCCCGGGCACGGGGGGCATCCATGGCCGTGGTTTTGGGGCCGGAAATTGGCGTCCCCAACTTTATCACCCGCAGGTTTTTCCTGGCTCCCGGGGGGCGCATCCCCGAACACCGGCATCCCGACCTGGAGCACGAACAGGTGGTCATCCGCGGGCACATGACCATTGCTCTGGACGGTGAGGAGCACGTGGTGGGTCCAGGGGCCGCCGTTTTCATTCCCGCAGGGTGTGCCCACTGGTACGAAAACCGCGGGCAGGAGCCGGTGGAGTTCCTGTGCGTGGTTCCCAAGACCGAAAGCTACACCACCGAGTGGCTGGAGGAGCCACCGCCCGGCGCCTACCTGCCGTAG
- the cysS gene encoding cysteine--tRNA ligase, whose product MELFFTNTAARTAERFTPLQPGEVRMYTCGPTVYNYVHIGNLRTFLFEDVLRRTLKVAGFQVRQVMNLTDIDDKTIRGANAEGVSLRAYTDRYIAAFFEDIDTLRCERVEYYPRATDFIPQMVELIARLKEKGYTYELEGSTYFRIAAFPDYGKLSGVDPSQIKPGARVDADEYEKEDVRDFVLWKAARPGEPYWDTPFGPGRPGWHLECSTMAIALLGESIDIHAGGVDLIFPHHENEIAQSEAATGKPFVKYWLHSEHLVVEGQKMAKSAGNFFTLRDLLERGHDPLAIRYLLISVPYRQKLNFTFDALHAAEAAVSRIGNTLRRLHYAPAAGGEGDLPVSAASEFVAEFEKALGDDLNTARALAALHTFLTKVNQALDAGGLSAEAMSATKAALRLANGVLGVFPEVTTEETDAEVEALIQKRAEARARRDFATADAIRKQLADRGIILEDTPSGTLWRRVGKS is encoded by the coding sequence ATGGAGCTTTTCTTCACCAACACCGCGGCTCGCACCGCAGAGCGCTTTACCCCACTGCAACCGGGAGAGGTGCGCATGTACACCTGCGGGCCTACGGTTTACAACTACGTGCACATCGGCAACCTCCGAACCTTCTTGTTCGAGGATGTGCTGCGGCGGACGCTCAAGGTGGCCGGCTTCCAGGTCCGGCAGGTGATGAACCTCACGGACATTGACGACAAAACCATCCGCGGTGCCAACGCCGAGGGGGTAAGCCTGCGGGCCTACACCGACCGCTACATTGCCGCGTTTTTCGAGGACATTGATACCTTGCGCTGCGAGCGGGTGGAGTACTACCCGCGGGCCACCGACTTCATCCCGCAAATGGTGGAGCTCATTGCCCGGCTTAAAGAAAAGGGCTACACCTACGAGCTGGAAGGCTCCACTTACTTTCGCATCGCCGCTTTTCCCGACTACGGCAAGCTTTCGGGGGTGGACCCCTCGCAAATCAAGCCCGGGGCCCGGGTGGACGCCGATGAGTACGAAAAGGAAGACGTGCGGGACTTCGTGCTGTGGAAGGCGGCCCGTCCTGGGGAGCCCTACTGGGACACTCCCTTTGGGCCGGGAAGACCAGGTTGGCATTTGGAGTGCTCCACCATGGCCATTGCCCTTTTGGGCGAGAGCATTGACATCCACGCCGGCGGGGTGGACCTCATCTTCCCGCACCACGAAAACGAAATCGCCCAGTCGGAAGCAGCCACAGGCAAGCCTTTCGTCAAGTACTGGCTGCACTCCGAGCACCTGGTGGTGGAAGGGCAAAAGATGGCCAAGTCCGCCGGGAACTTTTTCACGCTGCGGGACCTTCTGGAGCGGGGGCACGACCCCCTGGCCATCCGTTACCTGCTGATTTCCGTGCCGTACCGGCAAAAGCTCAACTTCACCTTTGATGCCCTGCACGCTGCGGAAGCGGCGGTGAGCCGCATTGGCAACACCCTCCGGCGCTTGCACTATGCGCCAGCAGCCGGCGGCGAAGGCGATTTGCCGGTTTCCGCCGCTTCAGAGTTTGTGGCGGAGTTTGAAAAGGCCCTGGGCGACGACCTCAACACCGCCCGCGCCCTGGCGGCCCTGCACACCTTTCTCACCAAGGTGAACCAGGCTCTGGATGCCGGCGGCCTTTCCGCCGAAGCCATGAGCGCCACCAAAGCCGCACTGCGCCTGGCCAACGGGGTTTTGGGCGTGTTTCCCGAGGTGACCACCGAGGAAACCGATGCGGAGGTGGAAGCGCTCATTCAAAAACGTGCGGAAGCCAGGGCTCGTCGGGACTTTGCCACCGCCGACGCCATTCGCAAGCAGCTGGCCGACCGCGGCATCATCCTTGAAGACACGCCTTCCGGCACGCTCTGGCGGCGAGTGGGGAAGAGCTAA
- a CDS encoding PEGA domain-containing protein: MMRKTRFGLLLVGVVVLIACASIIHGTRQSVGITSIPSAATVYDNGQLLGKTPMVAELSRKTDHRIRIELEGYQPYEMVLTRHISGWLFGNLLFGGIIGIIIDAADGAIYNLKPEAVSANLVKVGEDPSQKTGLVISVVLGAPEHGERIGQLTPLPEGSAASDRR; the protein is encoded by the coding sequence ATGATGAGAAAAACACGTTTTGGGCTTTTGTTGGTTGGTGTGGTGGTCCTGATAGCTTGTGCCAGCATCATTCACGGCACCCGCCAAAGCGTGGGCATAACCAGTATCCCATCAGCAGCTACGGTCTACGACAACGGCCAGCTCTTGGGCAAAACCCCAATGGTTGCGGAGCTTTCTCGCAAGACCGATCACCGCATTCGCATTGAGCTGGAGGGCTATCAACCCTACGAAATGGTCCTCACCCGTCACATTTCGGGATGGCTCTTCGGCAACCTGCTCTTCGGCGGAATCATCGGCATCATTATTGATGCAGCCGATGGAGCCATTTACAACCTCAAGCCGGAAGCGGTATCCGCCAACCTTGTGAAGGTAGGCGAGGATCCATCGCAGAAAACGGGTCTGGTCATTTCGGTGGTGCTAGGGGCTCCCGAGCATGGCGAACGGATTGGTCAACTCACCCCGTTGCCGGAAGGCAGTGCTGCGAGCGACCGTCGGTAG